aaatgaaacatcttGCACAAGTGCTGATGATGCAGCCGCTGCCCAGCATGAACCGAGCTGGTCTTAAAACGTGGCTGGGCCGACATGTTTAGCTGTGGCTCCAGGAGTCCCAATTGGATCAAGATGCCATTACGCAGCctattcatcattcattttgttgtcaCGTGTGAACATTAAAGCTGTGGATTAAATTAACAGGGTCCAAGAGACACATCTAAGGTGTCCAGTACACACCTCAGCCTCTAATGTCGTTAGGCCCAAATGACAAATGAACTATGGATTGCTCAGCAAATTACTTAATTTAACCAAAGGAGCACAGCATATGTCAAGCTAACGCCTGTAATTACACCTACTTGATGcatggcagccattttgcaTCCTAGTATTTAAGGCAGAGTAGCAATTTACTTAAACTAGGGAGCATTTTGGCCTGAATCTGTTCAACTGCATGATGGTTTAATTTGCAGCAAATCTGGCAGCAAAATACTCAAATCCAACAAGCAGGGCAGGCGTCAGCAGGGATGCTGACAGCTGCACCAACCATGAAAGTCATTTTATCAGCTGCCAATCATGACCCCGCAAAAACAACTACATTTGCACAGGCAATATTGTGCATGAATTTATAATAACATATCATTATATTTATGAGGTAAGTTGTCAAATTCAGGCTATCAAGCTTTCcctgtctgtcactctgtctcgGGATGTAAAATGGTGCTTCAGAAGTAAACGAACAGTGAATCAAACCGCTGCCCTGCTGCTATCTGGGTTGAAGCATGGTGCACTTCTCACACATCAAACAGTGATGTGACACTGTTCACTTCAGGGGTTAGCTGAACCTGACTACAAGAAGGATGAGCGATTAACACCAAAAGGTGACtgagtagaaaaataaaaataaaattcaaacaaatacaCTGGCTTCCTGCAGGGAGccatttcttcctttctttacTGTCACAAAGTCAGTGAACTAACAGCATTTATTAATTCTCATCAACAATGGCAAAGTTAATTTTTAAACACGTGCGTCTGTTGAAATATCAAACACAtaggtttttatttaaaatgtgttcactgCCTACATGGACATTTTGGACCATCAATGTCCTTTTCAttgtacttttatattttttctatgatgaaaagtaaataaacaagattATGCAGCTGAAGAACATGTTAGTAAACAGGACCTGGTTTAAAGAGATAGCACATCAACAGTCATAATACTAATTTATATATAGTTTTTACTGCCTGTTGATCAGACACTGAGTGCCTGGTGCATAGATCTTAGGCGGGCATTATAACAAGAGCCAAAATACAAGCCTGAGTGAGATGTAtttcacaaaatcaaaattatatAAAACTTGACAACAGGTGTAACTCACaaaacattatatattatatttcaattacaaataatatttgaaattaattataaaattatGTGGAAATATTTGTCACAAATACCTGAAAAAGTTGCCAACTACTTTTAGACAAGgtaaatattatatttacaGACATCTGAAAGGCATTTTAAAAATTTAGATGTGCTGTCACACAAACCTGTTTATAATACTGTATACAGCAGACATGAGAAAAATCTGTGATTTAGGGCTGCATCtgaacattatttttattatcaaacTGCTGTTGATCCTCGATTTTCTGGTTGTTCACACTTGAGAAGCTGGGGcaagtgaattttttttcatttttcattaaaaaaatgactaaaacaattaatcagttatcaaaatggTAGCAAGTTAATTTGATTCATGGATGAATCAAGTGATTATTTCAGCTCCACTGCGTTCCGAgttgataaaatattaaaatattattgtgTCCTCTTGAATGTGTCGCTTAATGCAAGAACAGATCTGTGCCCGTAACACCTCTGAAGTAAACACAACTGAAGCAACCACAATATATGAGAACACAAGAAAGAATTTCGTCTTCATGTCTCAGGCACATCCCTTTGAGattgtctctctccctcacttgCTTTTATGCTTCTTTGATGCCTTCCTTCCTATGAACATCTTTTCAATGTCATGCAAGCCCACAgtctcctctgtttcctcacCGCTACCGTGAGGGTCTTCTTGAAACTTAAAAGTCTTCTGCCCAGTCTCTTTGTGGATCCCTGGGGAGTGCTCTTTTCCCATGGCCTCTTGTCTAAGCCTGTGAATCCTGTCTGGGTCCCCCATCTCCCTGAGCTCGCACTCGCTCTCCAGCGCAACACTACCACTGTCCCTGTCCGTCCTGCAAGCTCCGGCACGCTGATGCCGGCCAGCTGAGGTCGAAATATGTCTGAAGAACCGAGGACTGATGGTAAGCTGAGCGTGCGAGGCAGTGCATAAACTGGTTACAGAGAGAGGATGGATCACCGggcttgttttgacaggagacAGCAAGTTGTGAGTCTGGCTGTTTGACAGGTTGTGACGTTGAGGTCGTGGGTGTTTTAAGGATTTAATTTTGTATGAAGTGCTTTTATCACTGCCCTGCATCCTCTGGTCCTCCAAGATTTCATCCAACACTAAGAAAAACAGGATATTATTTCATACAATCCACTGGGATAtcactgtatgtactgtatgctcCCCTCAACAGCTCTCTTACCATAATCGTTGTTATGGATCTTGTTTTCTTCGTCTTGGCTGCGCTTCAGGTCCAAGGCTTTCTTCACTGAGTCCAAAAGTCCAAACATCTTACACAGGGAATTAAGTATAACAgcatctgacaaaacaaaaatgttacaaTTCAGCtccatcaaatcaaatcattgaaaaaaaaaatcagtgctcattaagttttcagtttcatgaCTGACATATTTGGTGTAGCCTTTGCTGaaaatcattatttaaaaattgacttacattttttttaacctgacTGACATTTGACTAAAGCATTTCAGTGGTCCTGCTGATCGAACTCACCTGCCTCCTGCAGGTTGGCCTTCTCACTGCGAACCTCTACTCCTTTAAGATTGGctaatatttcagtctggagaCTGGACAGGACCTCCCCCATCATTCCAGAGTCTGCCACACCCTTCCACAGGCTTAATACTCCATCTAGAGACAGTCAAGTAGGTGAGCCATTCCTGTGACATGTGGGGAACTGTGTatgggtgtgtttttgttatttcatttaagAACAATTAAGTGGCACAGAGAAATTAGAGAAAGTGGCATAGACAAGACTATGGAGAGGCGATTTGAGCATGTATGAGAAAGAAACCATTTCTGTGTGAGCTGTTGAGTTGGATAAAAAGAGATTGCAcgcaaaggaaagaaaaacgaGAAGAAAGAGGCAGGGAAAATGTGTGGAAGTGAGATGTAAGGAGAGTTAAAGAACTGAAGAAGAGTAATGAATTGAAGAGGGAAACATAGGAAGAAGTGTCAGGGTTAAaggaacaacagaaaaagatcTAACGAGATACAGAAAATGGGAGAAGTGCGGCACTTGGAGACAGAGTGTTAAATGGGTGatagaggcagagaggaaagagtaGGAAAATGGGTTAGAGAAGAAGTGCTTTAAGAGGTAAGAGAGGAGGACAAGGCAGATTGGAGGGAGGCTGAAAAATTAGTTGGGATCTTTACAAAACTGAGCAAAATAGAAGTTGTGTCTATTAGAGTGATAAAATGGCAAAAGTGCTTGATATCTTATCTCGCAAGAAATGTGTCCAATTTTTATGTTTCCTTAAACGTCTGTCAGGATAAATGCAATATGCCTGCGGAAAATATTCCAAATTCCATATACAGCTATCTGAAGCAAGCTACATCTGTCTCTCCATGTCGGGAAGGTTTACTAATGGAAAGAAATGCATCTCTGGAGATAGAGGAGCATAGCTATGGCATAGCTATTTACTGAGAGTTGTCAATTTGTTTTAAGGCATGGGACAAGCTATAACACTTGTGCAGTGAGGCACTGCAATTTGCCATTCACACAAAAGATCACCTGCGGCTATGTTACCGACAGTGTTCCAGCTGGAACAATGCCTAATCAGGTCACCTTTAAAAGCCCCTAAATCAAAGCTTGGGTCCCTGCAAGAAAAAGCCACACTTAGAAATGTCAGATGCTTCAATGGTAATATAAAAAGACACGCCTGATAGTGGTCAGCAACTTTTCCCGCTGCAGGAACGGCAGAACATCCCACAGCTGCAGACTCAGAGGTTCATTGGCTCAGTCTATCAAAGGCGTTAAGCAGTAGTGGACTCTCGGGCCTACAGGTACTGATGTTAATATTATATATGACACAGTTGTCATTGTTTcgctgttgttttttatttattattcatgcaATGATGGTTCAAACTTGaacacttttcttttcctcatcacTTAACCTTTTTATCCATCAGGTTACAGTGCTTCACATTAAGGACTGCCTCCTTTGAAAGACATGGCTTACAAATACATGGCTTCTGCAGGACTGAAGTTCAGCGGGCTGAATCTGTGACTTGCAAACAAGGTGCAAGGTGACTGCAAATTTACCTCCAGGACATTATCCTTGGTCAGCTGACAAAGTGGTTAATAGCAGAAGCAAACGTTACTTACAGAGTTTACAGTGGAGGTTATTTCACTTGATCGACACTAGGTGGATTACTGGGTTACAAAGCTTTTAAATAGG
This sequence is a window from Scatophagus argus isolate fScaArg1 chromosome 9, fScaArg1.pri, whole genome shotgun sequence. Protein-coding genes within it:
- the LOC124064442 gene encoding glucocorticoid modulatory element-binding protein 1-like, with amino-acid sequence MAGAEVIVSSGDLMTVKEEEGESSGDNHKTQVILHLQPILHGVNDDIADTGTTVLAIETHHEDSKAEGEEIEYGYPITCGDSRAVLLFKKFVCPGINVRCVKFNDQLISPKQFVHLAGKATLKDWKRAIRLGGVMLRKMMDSGQIDFYQHDTVCSNTCRSTKFDVLINSTRLPPGTLVQPSLSCLALDPVGGQVPPLTGEVLHDAAEVEKTLEEKFSTTAERSPGPTRPVNPTTANGHAVKRKRADTPDGVLSLWKGVADSGMMGEVLSSLQTEILANLKGVEVRSEKANLQEADAVILNSLCKMFGLLDSVKKALDLKRSQDEENKIHNNDYVLDEILEDQRMQGSDKSTSYKIKSLKHPRPQRHNLSNSQTHNLLSPVKTSPVIHPLSVTSLCTASHAQLTISPRFFRHISTSAGRHQRAGACRTDRDSGSVALESECELREMGDPDRIHRLRQEAMGKEHSPGIHKETGQKTFKFQEDPHGSGEETEETVGLHDIEKMFIGRKASKKHKSK